In Callospermophilus lateralis isolate mCalLat2 chromosome 4, mCalLat2.hap1, whole genome shotgun sequence, one genomic interval encodes:
- the LOC143398474 gene encoding olfactory receptor 6C76-like, which yields MKNKTSVTDFTLLGLTDDPELQVVTFFFIFLTYVLSVTGNLTIITLTLLDSYLKTPMYFFLRNFSFLEILFTSVCNARFLISILTWDKSISYNACAAQLFFFLFLGSTEFFLLASMSYDCYVAICKPLHYTTIMSNKICYQLIIISWLASLLVIFPPLTMGLQLDFCDSNVIDHFTCDSAPLLQISCTDTSTLEHLSFVLALFTFLTTLTLIILSYTYILRTILRIPSAQQRTKAFSTCSSHMIVVSISYGSCIFMYMKIPQT from the coding sequence atgaaaaataaaacatcagTAACAGACTTCACCCTCCTGGGTCTAACAGATGATCCAGAGCTCCAGGTTGTGACTTTCTTCTTTATATTTCTCACCTATGTGCTGAGTGTTACTGGAAATCTAACTATCATCACCCTTACCCTGCTGGATTCCTACCTGAAGACCCCCATGTATTTCTTCCTCAGGAATTTCTCCTTCCTAGAAATTTTATTTACTTCTGTCTGTAACGCTAGGTTTTTGATCAGCATCCTAACTTGGGACAAGTCGATTTCCTACAATGCTTGTGCAGCTCagctatttttctttctcttcctgggCTCAACAGAATTTTTCCTCCTGGCCTCTATGTCCTATGATTGCTACGTGGCTATCTGCAAGCCTCTACATTACACAACCATCATGAGTAACAAGATCTGTTACCAGCTCATCATCATCTCTTGGCTGGCTAGTCTCTTGGTCATTTTTCCACCACTGACCATGGGCTTGCAGTTAGATTTCTGTGATTCCAATGTCATTGACCACTTCACCTGTGACTCTGCTCCTTTGCTGCAAATCTCTTGCACAGACACCAGTACTCTAGAGCACTTGAGTTTTGTTTTAGCTTTGTTCACTTTCCTGACCACGTTGACACTAATAATTCTCTCCTACACTTACATCCTCAGAACAATTCTAAGAATTCCCTCAGCTCAACAAAGAACAAAGGCCTTCTCAACCTGTTCCTCACACATGATTGTTGTCTCCATCTCCTATGGAAGCTGCATCTTCATGTACATGAAAATACCCCAGACCTGA
- the LOC143396962 gene encoding olfactory receptor 6C74-like, whose translation MRNHTLVTNFIIVGLTEDPKLEIVVFLFLFLTYLLSITGNLTIILLTLLDPHLKTPMYFFLRNFSFLEITLTTACIPRYLVSIVTKEKSISLDACLAQGHFTLLIGITQFFLLAAMSYDRYVTICKPLHYATIMSSRVSHLLVAACWIAAGVAITPGIIVSLTLEFCDGNVIEHIFCDYSPILKLSCTDTHDLQLSNFILAIITLLNTLTLVLFSYIKITTVLKIPSAQERKKAFSTCSSHLIVVCISYDSCIFMYIKPSAEERISLNKGVSMLTVSIAPVLNPFIYSLRNKQVIQVLRDLVKRCTFTTLK comes from the coding sequence ATGAGGAACCACACATTAGTGACAAACTTCATTATTGTAGGACTGACAGAGGAcccaaaattggaaattgtagttttcctttttctatttttaacataTCTTTTGagtattacaggaaatcttaccaTCATCCTTCTGACCTTGCTGGATCCCCACCTCAAAACACCCATGTATTTCTTCCTAAGAAATTTTTCCTTCTTAGAAATCACACTGACAACTGCCTGCATCCCTAGATACCTGGTCAGCATAGTCACTAAGGAAAAGAGTATTTCCCTTGATGCTTGTTTGGCACAGGGACATTTTACTCTTCTTATAGGTATAACACAGTTTTTCCTGTTGGCAGCCATGTCCTATGACCGCTATGTGACCATCTGCAAACCCCTTCATTATGCAACCATTATGAGCAGCAGAGTGAGCCACCTGCTGGTTGCTGCCTGTTGGATAGCTGCTGGGGTAGCGATCACCCCTGGAATTATTGTGAGTTTGACGCTGGAGTTCTGTGATGGCAATGTTATTGAACACATTTTCTGTGACTATTCTCCTATCCTGAAACTCTCCTGCACAGACACACATGACTTACAATTGTCAAATTTTATTTTAGCCATTATCACCCTCTTGAATACACTGACTCTAGTATTGTTCTCTTATATTAAAATCACAACAGTTCTGAAGATCCCTTCTGCCCAAGAGAGAAAGAAGGCTTTTTCCACCTGTTCCTCCCACCTGATTGTGGTCTGCATCTCTTATGACAGTTGTATTTTTATGTATATCAAACCTTCTGCAGAGGAAAGGATATCTTTAAACAAGGGGGTGTCAATGCTCACTGTTTCCATTGCACCTGTACTAAATCCTTTCATTTATTCTCTAAGAAATAAGCAAGTGATACAAGTCCTGAGGGACCTAGTAAAGAGATGTACCTTTACAACTTTGAAATAA